GTGTGTCCATATCTCCTCCGTAATCAGCATCCACAAAACCAATCATTCGGCTCTGGTTCTTCTTGGTCATGTTGgaattcttctcctttctaccttCCTGTTCATAGCAAATACCAACTCCAACTGTGCCCACCAAGTATCTGAAAACACCTTTCAGTGCTCTCCAATGCTCCTTGCCAGGGTTAGCCATGAACCTGCTAACTTGGCTAACTGCATGTGCAAGATCTGGTCTACAACAGACCATGGCATACATCAAACTCCCAACTCCTGAAGCATATGGAATGCTCTTCATCTCCTTAGCTTTCACCTCAGTCTGTGGTGACATTGTCTTCGAAAGATTGACATGACTGGCTATTGGTAATGCCGCCGGTTTCGTTCCATCCATGCCATATCTCCGCAATACCTTCTGATGTAACCTCTCTGAGATAAATGCAACACCTTCTTGGTTCTATCCCTGAAAATCTCCATGTCTAAAATCTTCGTGGCTGgacccaaatccttcatctcaaattTTCGAGATAAGGCTACCTCTAAGTCTTCTATAATTCCTCTACTCTTGCAAGCAATCAGCAAGTCATCTATATACATGAGTAGATATAATCTAGACTCATCCTCAAGAGTCTTCACATAGACACGAGGGTCATACTCACATCTGGTCATGCCAATGCTCCTCACATATGTGTTGAACTGCAAGTACCATTGCCTTGATGATTGCTTCAACCCATAGAGTGATCTCTGCAGCAAACAGACCTTTCCTTCTGACCCTGGCTCACCAAACCCCTttggctgctccatataaatcttctcCTCCAAATTTCTATGGAGGAAGGCTgtttttaacatccatttgctcCAACTCCAAATTCTGGATGGCAACAATGCTCAACAGCATCCGAATAGAAGTATGTCGAACAACTGGAGAGAATACTTCATTATAATCAATGCCCTCCTTTTGGGAGTATCCCTTAGCCACTAACCTAGCCTTGTATCTGATGCCTTCTCTATATGAAAGTCCTTTCTTGCATTGGAACACCCACTTGCATCCAATGGGCTTCTTTCCAGTTGGCAACTGCACCAACCGCCAAGTCTGATTTTTCTGGAGA
This genomic stretch from Phoenix dactylifera cultivar Barhee BC4 unplaced genomic scaffold, palm_55x_up_171113_PBpolish2nd_filt_p 000076F, whole genome shotgun sequence harbors:
- the LOC120104686 gene encoding secreted RxLR effector protein 161-like, giving the protein MSPQTEVKAKEMKSIPYASGVGSLMYAMVCCRPDLAHAVSQVSRFMANPGKEHWRALKGVFRYLVGTVGVGICYEQEGRKEKNSNMTKKNQSRMIGFVDADYGGDMDTHRSTTGYVFCLNGGPVSWRSSLQPITALSTTEAEYIGITEAAKKALWYHRIRELVEERKVELAKVHTKENLADALIKILPRDGFLRCVTLMGLMDQEKLAKALEC